CAAACATGGATAGTGATGGGAATAATGTTTTTGATTATTAGGCTTGGGACATTAAAGCTTTCGCTGATTCCGGGAGGTCTTCAAAATGCGATTGAAGCAGCGGTAGAGGGCTTAGAAAAACTCACCCGAGGCCTACTCGAACCGAAGGTAGCGGATTGGGCATTTCCCCTTGTAGCGACCTATTTTATTTTCATTGTTTTTTCCAACATTACTGATCTGCTTCCCGGTGTGGGCAGTATAGGCTTTGGGGAAAAAGATCTGGGAAGACATATTCCCCTGGCTATAAAGCATACTTCTGTTCCTCTTTTTAGACCTCCCACCTCCGATGCAAACATGACTACGGCCATGGCTTTGATATTCTTTATAATGAGTAGCTTTTGGGCCATTCGTTATCATCAAGGGTTTAAAGGGCTTTTTACGCATATTTTCGGGGTTAAAGGAGGGTTTAAAGGCTGGATAGTCATTCCTCTAACAGTTCTTTTTGCAGCTGTTGGTTTAATGGAAATTATATCCATCCTTATTCGACCCGTGGCCTTGGCCATGCGGTTGTATGGTAACATTTATGGTGGGGAAACTGTCCTGCACATGATGACGGGAATATTGTGGGGACTGCCCGCTGTGCCTTTCTATTTTTTTGAATTTATGGTCGCTATAATTCAGGCACTCATATTTACGTTGCTTTCTATTGTTTTTACCGGAACTCTCTGTTCCCATTTTGGGGAAGAAGAATCAAAAGAGGAATAATCTAGTTTTAAAAATATTTATTTTTTAGATTTATTAGAGATAGTTTTTCGTTGTTTTATTTTACGAAAAAGGGTAAGTGAGGGAAAATGCAATGGCTTGAATGGAATGCTGAGTAAGGGAGTATTTAATTTCTATTCTAAAAAATGCTTGTTTTCGTCAAGCGATAAAAAAATACTCATTTTATAAGCTTTTACTTATAAAATTTATAAACACATGAAACAACGGTTGTTTCATGTGTAAGCAAAAAAATAAACAATAAATATCATCCAAATGATTAAATAAATAAAAACAGGGAGAATAAAAATGTTGTTCTTAGCTCAAATGGTTTCTGGAAATGTAGCCATCGGTTTGGCTGCTTTAGGTGGTGCTGTTGGAGTAGGACTGGCTGCTTTGGGTGCAGCTGGAGCCATAGGGAGAAATCCGGGGGCATTTGGTCTTGTATTCACGACAGCTTTGCTAGGTATGGCCTTGTCAGAAGGATTGGCCATCTTGGTCTTCTTCGTTGTCGGAAAATAACCCTAAGGATATTATGGAAGACACCTTACACCAACTGGGCATTGAATGGAATAAACTCATTGCTCAAATCATAAATTTTGTTATTGTACTATGGGTTCTTAATCGCTTTGCCTTCAGACCCGTACTTAAGATTTTGGAAGAAAGGAGACAAAAAATTGCCGAAAGTCTCCAAAATGCTGAAAAGATAAAACAAGAACTGGCTGAAGCTGAAGAAGCCAGAAAAGAAATATTGCGTAAGGCAAATGAGCAAGCTTCCTTAATCGTTGCTGAAGCGCAAAAAGTGGCCACATTTCAAGGCGAAAAGAAAATTCAAGAAGCCGTTGAGGAGGCAAAAAGGATTCTACAAAAAGCAGAAGAGACAGCCAGGCTTGAAAGAGAAAAGGCAAAAGAAGAAATGCGCAGGGAAATATTAAAGCTTGTGGTTGATATAAGCTCTAAAGTTGTAGGAAAGACGCTTTCTTCCGATGATCAGGAACGGTTGAAAAACGAAGTATTAAGCAGATTGCCTCAAAGAGAGGTTTCAGATGCCTATTCTAGAAATTAATGCTTTTTGTTGGCAGAAAAAAGATCGATGAAAATTAGTAGAGAAGCTAAACGCCAAGCTAAAGTTCTTTTTAAGTTATGCCAAAAGAATGGCTCTATCGATACGATAAAACTTAAAGAAGTGATCAATAGGCTATTAGAGGAAAAGCCTAGGCGTTATTTAGAAGTTCTAGAGAGGCTCAGACAACTCGTTACCCATGAAGTCGCTAAAAATACCTATGTGGTTCAAAGTCCCATAGAGCTTCCAGATCAAGGTAAAACGGTTTTTGAAAAGCTTGAAAAAATCTTTGGCCCAGCTCTAGAAAAGAAATATCAGATCTGTCCGGAGCTGATCGGTGGGATTAGAATTCAGGTGGGTAGCGATGTATGGGATGGGTCAATAGCCTATAAACTTAAAAATCTCGAGGCAAGCTTAAATAAATAATTTCTTATTGAGCTAGATGGCAACCAACTATTGTTGAACAGGAGAATCTAATATGGACATTTCTCTTCTCCAAGAAATAGAAGAAAAAATATCTGAACTTAAACTTGAAATCGGCAAATCAAATGTAGGGGTTGTGAGGGAAATAGGCGATGGGGTTGTAAAGATCGAGGGCTTAAGTGATGTAGGCATGAACGAAGTGATAGAGTTTCCTCACCGGCTCGATGAATTTGGACAGCCTATAAGGGCTCTCTGCTTAAACCTCGAAGAAACCGAGGTGGGCGGAGTCATCCTGGGAGACTATTTACCCATTCGTGAGGGAGATGAAGTCAGAACGACAGGCAAACTTCTTCGTGTTCCCGTAGGTAAAGAGCTTTTAGGTCGGGTAATCAATCCTTTAGGACAAGCTCTTGATGGGAAAGGTCCTATATTAACGCAAAAGAGCTATCCGGTAGAAAAAATTGCCCCTGGTATTATAAAACGCAGAAGTGTCAATCAACCTGTGCAAACCGGTATTGTAGCCATCGATGCCATGATTCCCATCGGAAGGGGACAAAGAGAACTGATTATTGGGGACAGGTCGACAGGCAAAACAACAATCGCAATCGATACTATCATTAATCAGGCCCATCTGAACAGGGCTAATGAAAAGGATCCATCTTACAGACCTCTTTATTCCATCTATGTGGCTATAGGTCAGAAAAACGCCAACATTTCTAGGGTTATTGACACACTTGAAAAACATGGTGCGTTGGCTTATACCGTAGTTGTTGTGGGATCGGCCTCTGATCCCGTCACTTTGCAATACTTAGCTCCTTTTGCAGGAACAGCAATCGGGGAATGGTTTATGGATAATGGTATGGATGCTTTAATCGTATATGACGATTTATCAAAGCATGCCGCTGCTTATAGGCAAATTTCTCTGGTTTTAAAAAGACCCTCGGGTAGAGAGGCCTATCCAGGAGATATCTTTTATCTTCACTCCAGACTTCTTGAAAGATCGGCCAGGCTTAACGAAAAAAGTGGAGGAGGCAGTTTAACCGCATTGCCTATTATTGAAACTCAGGCAGGGGATGTTTCAGCCTACATTCCTACAAATGTTATCTCTATAACCGATGGACAGATATATTTAGAAACCGATCTTTTTTATCAAGGCATAAGACCAGCCATTAATGTTGGGCTTTCTGTTTCTCGCGTGGGTTCTTCAGCTCAACTCAAAGCTGTTAAACAGGTTGCTGGCAAAATAAAACTTGAACTTGCCCAGTTCAGGGAATTGGCTGCATTCGCCCAGTTTGCTACAGATCTTGATCCGGCAACAAAAGCTAAACTTGATCGTGGAAGTCGAATTGTGGAAATTTTCAAGCAACCCCAATATTCTCCTGTTCCAGTAGAAATACAAGTGGCGGTGCTATGGGCAGTCCAAAATGGATATTTTGATAAGATAGCCCTAGAAAAGGCAAAACAGGTTCAAACAAAACTTGTTGATTATCTCGAGAGTAGAGAGCCTACCATTCTTGAATCGATCAAATCTAAAAAGGCCTTGGACGACGATATTATTAAATCTCTTCGGCAAGCATTAGATAACTTTTTCCAAGGCCTTGTCGAATAAGGATTATTTCAATCATGGCTACAACTAGGGAAATCCGAAGACGTATCAGATCTATAAAAAATACTGCTCAGATCACCAAAGCGATGCAGATGGTCGCTGCATCGAAAATGCGTAAAGCCCAACAAAGAGCCATTGAAGGAAGACCCTATCACAGTCTTTTCCAGGAAATTGTTCATAGTCTAATTCCTCAAGCTGGCCAACTGATTCATCCTTTACTGCAAGCAAGAACGATACAAAAAGAAGCTGTATTTGTGATTGGAACAGATAAAGGTCTATGTGGTCCATTGAATACCAATCTTCTTCGTGAAATTATCAAACATCATAGTCCAAACCATGTGTATGTCAGCATGGGAAAGAAGGTCAGAAATTATCTGTCTACTCTAAAAGGGAGCAAAGGAGAAAATTTGCTTTGGGCTGATTTCGAACTCAAAGATAACCTTTCTTTCCGGGAGGCAAAAAGGATAGGTCAGTTTCTTATTGAAAAATATCTTAATAAAGAAATTGATGCCATTTCAATCGCCTATTCTCATTTTGTCAACCCACTCATTCAAAAGCCTATTTATCGACGCATTGCTCCGCTCAGTGAAGTGGAATTAATGAAAAAAGAAGAAAAAAAAGAACAGCACTCTGCAGAAAGTTTTATTCCCTTTAACTTCGAGCCCTCTCCAGAAGAACTGCTCAACAATATTTTACCCTTTTACGTCCACTGGGAAATCTATCAATCTATTCTGGATAACCTGGCCTCGGAACATAGCGCAAGAATGGTAGCGATGAAAAGCGCCACAGAGAATGCCAAAAGTTTGCTTCAAGATTTATCCTTGGAATACAACAAAGCCAGGCAAGAATCGATAACAAAAGAAATTCTGGAAATTGCAACCGCGCAATATGCGATGGAATAAAAATTAAACCTAAAAAGCAAGCAAAATGAAAAAAGGAAAAGTTGTACAAATTATTGGACCAGTTGTAGATGTTGAATTTTCAGATACAGAAGTTCCTCCTATTTATAACGCCTTAAAAATAAATTACCTGAAGGAAGGGGAGCCAACTACTTTGACCCTTGAAGTCCAACAACATCTTGGGGAAGGTTGGGTAAGAGCCATTGCGATGTCTTCAACGGATGGGTTAAAAAGAGGAATGGAAGTTGAAGACACCGGCCAGTGTATTGCTGTGCCCGTTGGACCATCCGTATTAGGAAGAATCTTTAACGTGCTTGGAGATCCTATTGATGAAAAAGGGGAAGTCCATGCAGAAAAAAGACTGCCTATTCATAGGCCAGCTCCAAGCTTATTGGATCAAGATATTAAAGCCACAATTCTAGAGACGGGAATAAAGGTTATTGATCTGATCTGTCCATTCCTGAGAGGAGGAAAGGTGGGAGCTTTTGGGGGGGCCGGTGTAGGGAAAACGGTGGTGATTATGGAGCTGATTAATAACATCGCTAAAGCTCATGGAGGATTTTCCGTTTTCTCCGGTGTAGGAGAAAGAACTCGTGAAGGCAATGATCTTTACAATGAAATGGCCGAGGCAAAAGTCATTGATTTAGAAGATCTTTCAAAATCAAAAGTAGCATTGGTCTATGGACAGATGAATGAACCTCCTGGGGCCAGATTACGGGTTGGGTTATCTGGCTTGACTATGGCTGAATATTTCAGAGATGAGATGAAACAGGATGTTCTTCTGTTCATCGATAATATCTTTCGATTTTCACAAGCAGGCTCTGAAGTTTCCGCTCTTCTTGGAAGAACACCTAGTGCCGTAGGCTATCAACCTACTCTAGCCTCCGAAATGGGAGCTTTGCAGGAAAGGATTACTTCTACTCGGAATGGTTCCATTACATCCTTTCAAGCTGTTTATGTTCCTGCGGATGATTTAACCGACCCAGCTCCCGCAAACACTTTTGCTCATCTTGACTCGACAATAGTTCTTGAAAGATCGATTGCCGAACAGGGGATTTATCCGGCTGTAGATCCTTTAGCTTCAACTTCAAAAGCGCTTAGCCCAGAGGTAGTAGGGCAAGAACATTATGAAGTAGCCAGAGGAGTGCAACGGGTTCTTCAAAGATACAAGGATTTGCAGGATATTATCGCTATTTTGGGCATGGACGAGCTTTCTCCCGAAGATAAGCTCATTGTGTATAGGGCAAGGAAAATCCAGCGATTTCTTAGCCAACCTTTTCATGTAGCTGAAGTTTTCACTGGCATTAAGGGTCAATATGTGCCGATTAAAGAGACTATTCGTGGCTTCAAAGAAATTCTTGAAGGTAAACATGACGATGTGCCCGAAGGTAATTTTTATATGAAAGGAACTATAGATCAGATTCGATCCTAAGGAGTTATGAGCATGACATTGCAACTGGTTACTCCAGATGGAGTGACCTTTTCAGAAGAAGTTGAGCAGGTCACCTTGCCAGCTATTGATGGAGAAATGGGTATTTATCCTAATCATGAACCTCTAATAACCCAAATCGTTCCCGGTGAATTATCCTATACAAAAAATGGCGGTAAAAAATATTTTCTGGCTATTGGAGAAGGATTTGTAAAAATAACGGCTAAAAATGTATCCATTCTTGTCGATATGGCTTTAAGAGAAGAGGAAATAGAAGAGAAGAAAGTAGAGGAAGCTATTGCTCGGGCCCAAGCTGCCATAAAGCAAAAACTTATTGGAGAAGAGGAACTCGCAGCTACTCAAGCCATACTCCTGAAATCCATGGCACAATTAAAAGTCAAACGTAGAAGGCATGGCTCTGGAGCACCTCCAGCAACAAGTTAAGATTAGAATTAGTCAAAGAACCAAAAAAAAGGGCATAAAATGGTTTTGTTGCTGTGGATTGGTTTATATTTTATTCATGATTTTTCCAAGACACGTTGATATCGTTGGTCATTATTTAGCTATTCAATGGAATGATCAGTCGGAGTCCTTGATTCTCCTTGAGAAACTAAGAAAAAACTGCCCTTGTGCCCTTTGCCAGGGTGAAAGCACGATACTTACTCAAAAAAAAGCTCCATCCCTTTCCTATAGTCCTCAAAGCATGGAATTAAAAGAAACACGGATTGTAGGCAGTTACGGACTCCAATGCTTTTGGGCAGATGGACATCAAACTGGAATTTATCCCTTTTCTTTGCTTTACGAACTGGGGAAAGAAAATAGTTGAAAGTTTAAAGAATGAACTCTTTCAAACGATGAAAGAAATAAAGTCGGCTGTCAATCCCTTTAAAGAAGCCTTGAAATTTCTTCCAGCCGATATCCTTTGTGGAATCTCTGGAGGAGTAGACTCCATTGTCCTTCTCCATAGTTTGGTAGAATCAGGGAAAAGACCAGTCGTCTTACATTTCAAACACGGCTGGAGAAAGGAAGAAGAATATGATGCAAAACTCGTTGAGGAAACGGCAAAAGAACTCGGTGTTGAATTCATAACAGGAAAATCTAAAAAATCACTACCCCAAAGCGAAGCTATAGCTAGAGAAGATCGTTTCAGATTTTTTAAAACCGTAGCAGAGCAAAAAAACTGTTTTAACCTTGTTTTAGCGCATCATGCTGATGACCAGGTAGAAACCTTCTTGATGCAACTGATAAGGGGGACAGGAAGCAGGGGATGGGGAATGGACAAGCAAACTAGTTTTGGAAAACTCATTATCTATAGACCCTTTCTCGAATTCTGGAAATCTGATATTATCAGTTTTGCTCAAAAAAGAAATTATCGATGGGTAGAGGATCAAACCAATGACAATGCTCTTTTTCTTAGAAACAGGATTAGAAAAGAACTTATCCCATTTTTAGAGAATCGGTTTTCTAGATCAATCAAAAAATCCTTATGGAAATTTTGTGAGGTGTTAAGGGAAGAAAAAAAATGGATGACCAGCCTTGTTCAAGATTTGTCATCTTCTCACACACTCCGCTTAGCCGATTTAGAAAGTGCTCCCATTGGGAAAAAACGATTAATTCTAGCTCTTTGGCTTAAAAAAAGAGGAATTAGCGACATCAGCTTCGATGATATTGAGTCCATTCGAAAACTGATCGAAGAACAGGGCAAAAAAAAATGCAATTTAAGCAGAAAAGCTGCTGTCATATTAACTAAAGGTGAACTCCTTTTAACCACGCAATGAAAGCCCATCTTGGAATTGTATTCCCAATCAGGATTAATCGTTATCTGGCTTCTTGCGGCCTTGGTTCAAGAAGAAGTTGTGAAACCCTTGTCCGTGAAGGACGGATTAAGGTAAACGGTCTTATAGTCAGAACTCTTGGACAAAGAATCTATCCTGAAGACAAAGTAGAGTTAGACGGCAACCAGCTATTATGCCCACAACAAAAACAAACTTTTTTGTTTTACAAGCCAAGAGGAATAGTCTGTAGCCGAAAGAATGCCTTTGGAGAAAAAACGATCTACGATCTTTTACCTCCCTCTGTTCAGTCGCTATTCTATGTGGGTAGGCTTGATAAAGAAAGTGAAGGGCTTCTCCTTTTGACCAATGATGGGTTGTTAGCCAACAAAATTCTTCATCCCAAATATCACTTTACAAAAAGCTATATTGTTAGCCTTGGAAGAGCCTTTGACGAAAAAGATAAAAAAGATCTTCTTAAAGGTATGTATATCGAAGGAAAAAGAGTTAAGGCAGAAGAGGTAATCATTCAAGAGGAAAACAAGTTAAAAGTTGTATTAACTCAAGGGATGAAGAGACAAATCCGGATAATGTTATCGATTCTTGGATACAAAGTCATTAGGCTTAGAAGAATAGCTATAGGCCCTCTTACTCTTGGAAAAATGAAGCCGGGAGAGCTACGTCCCTTAACAGAAAAAGAAAAAAAATCCCTCTATAGAGCTTGCGAACTTTTATGATGACACTTTAACTACAAAAAAGAGAAACCGAGTATGAATAGCAACAACCCTCTATGGGGAGGTCGTTTCAATGAAAAGCCTTCTTCAGTGTTTTTAGAATTTAGTCAATCAATAAGCTTTGATTGGAGGCTTTACAGCCAGGATATTCGGGGAAGCATCGCCCATGCTCGAATGCTGGAAAAAATTGGCATTATTAATGCCACAGAAAGTGAAGAAATTCAAAAAGGGTTAACGGAGATTCTTCAAGAGATAGAGCAAGGACAATTCAGCTGGTCAACAGAGCTTGAAGATATCCACATGAATATTGAAAGCGCTCTTATTAAAAAAACAAAAGCAGGTCTCAAACTCCATACGGCTAGGAGCAGAAATGATCAAATTGCGACAACGATGCGTTTGTGGCTAAAAGAAGAAGTCCAAAAAATACTAACTCTTCTTAGCCGGCTGCAAGCCGTTTTGGTCTCTTGGGCTGAAGACAATTTGGATGTCGTTATCCCTGGCTACACACATCTTCAAAGGGCTCAACCTGTCTGTTTATCCCACCAGATTCTGGCTTATGTTGAAATGCTAGAGAGAGATAAGGAAAGGTTTCAAGAATGCTATAAGCATGCGGATGTTTTAGTGTTGGGCAGTGGTGCCTTGGCAGGAAGCACGCTCCCTTTAGACAGGGAGTATGTGGCCAGGTTGTTAGGCTTTGAGAAGATAGCCGAAAATTCAATGGATGCGGTCAGCGATCGAGACTTTGTTCTAGATTTTCTCTATGGAGCATCTACATTGGGTGTTCATCTATCACGGTTTGCGGAAGATATGATTCTTTGGTCTACAAGCGAGTGGGGGTTTTTGGAATTACCTGATTCGTTTTCTTCTGGTTCAAGCTTGATGCCCAACAAAAAAAACCCGGATTGCTTTGAACTTTTGCGTGGAAAATCGGCTCGGTTGATCTCGAATCTAACCAGGTTATCTATTCTCCTCAGATCACTGCCCTTGACCTACAATAGGGACATGCAGGAAGATAAAGAACCACTGTTCGATTCCGCAGACACCGTTGAGCTCTGTCTTGAAATGCTTATAGCTGTGGTACCCAATCTAAAGATCAAAAAACACCGTTGCATGCATCAGTCTCAAGATCCTCTTCTTTATGCCACTGACATCGCCGATTGGCTTGTAGAAAAACAGGTTCCCTTTAGGGAAGCCCACCATAAAGTGGGTGAGTTGGTGGGTTATTGCCAAAAAAACTCCCTTTTGCTGTCCGCTGTTCCAGAGTCTATTTTAGAAACCATACATCCCGAGCTCCCAAAGCAATGGAAAACATTCTTTGATCCCCAAAAATCCCTGGAAAGGAAAAAAACTCTCGGCTCACCTA
The DNA window shown above is from Methylacidiphilum caldifontis and carries:
- the atpB gene encoding F0F1 ATP synthase subunit A; the protein is MTYWLIATLSEGKTEPLVQPAAETLFWIGFLPVTSSMIQTWIVMGIMFLIIRLGTLKLSLIPGGLQNAIEAAVEGLEKLTRGLLEPKVADWAFPLVATYFIFIVFSNITDLLPGVGSIGFGEKDLGRHIPLAIKHTSVPLFRPPTSDANMTTAMALIFFIMSSFWAIRYHQGFKGLFTHIFGVKGGFKGWIVIPLTVLFAAVGLMEIISILIRPVALAMRLYGNIYGGETVLHMMTGILWGLPAVPFYFFEFMVAIIQALIFTLLSIVFTGTLCSHFGEEESKEE
- a CDS encoding ATPase, giving the protein MVSGNVAIGLAALGGAVGVGLAALGAAGAIGRNPGAFGLVFTTALLGMALSEGLAILVFFVVGK
- the atpF gene encoding F0F1 ATP synthase subunit B, producing MEDTLHQLGIEWNKLIAQIINFVIVLWVLNRFAFRPVLKILEERRQKIAESLQNAEKIKQELAEAEEARKEILRKANEQASLIVAEAQKVATFQGEKKIQEAVEEAKRILQKAEETARLEREKAKEEMRREILKLVVDISSKVVGKTLSSDDQERLKNEVLSRLPQREVSDAYSRN
- a CDS encoding F0F1 ATP synthase subunit delta; this translates as MKISREAKRQAKVLFKLCQKNGSIDTIKLKEVINRLLEEKPRRYLEVLERLRQLVTHEVAKNTYVVQSPIELPDQGKTVFEKLEKIFGPALEKKYQICPELIGGIRIQVGSDVWDGSIAYKLKNLEASLNK
- the atpA gene encoding F0F1 ATP synthase subunit alpha gives rise to the protein MDISLLQEIEEKISELKLEIGKSNVGVVREIGDGVVKIEGLSDVGMNEVIEFPHRLDEFGQPIRALCLNLEETEVGGVILGDYLPIREGDEVRTTGKLLRVPVGKELLGRVINPLGQALDGKGPILTQKSYPVEKIAPGIIKRRSVNQPVQTGIVAIDAMIPIGRGQRELIIGDRSTGKTTIAIDTIINQAHLNRANEKDPSYRPLYSIYVAIGQKNANISRVIDTLEKHGALAYTVVVVGSASDPVTLQYLAPFAGTAIGEWFMDNGMDALIVYDDLSKHAAAYRQISLVLKRPSGREAYPGDIFYLHSRLLERSARLNEKSGGGSLTALPIIETQAGDVSAYIPTNVISITDGQIYLETDLFYQGIRPAINVGLSVSRVGSSAQLKAVKQVAGKIKLELAQFRELAAFAQFATDLDPATKAKLDRGSRIVEIFKQPQYSPVPVEIQVAVLWAVQNGYFDKIALEKAKQVQTKLVDYLESREPTILESIKSKKALDDDIIKSLRQALDNFFQGLVE
- the atpG gene encoding ATP synthase F1 subunit gamma; protein product: MATTREIRRRIRSIKNTAQITKAMQMVAASKMRKAQQRAIEGRPYHSLFQEIVHSLIPQAGQLIHPLLQARTIQKEAVFVIGTDKGLCGPLNTNLLREIIKHHSPNHVYVSMGKKVRNYLSTLKGSKGENLLWADFELKDNLSFREAKRIGQFLIEKYLNKEIDAISIAYSHFVNPLIQKPIYRRIAPLSEVELMKKEEKKEQHSAESFIPFNFEPSPEELLNNILPFYVHWEIYQSILDNLASEHSARMVAMKSATENAKSLLQDLSLEYNKARQESITKEILEIATAQYAME
- the atpD gene encoding F0F1 ATP synthase subunit beta, coding for MKKGKVVQIIGPVVDVEFSDTEVPPIYNALKINYLKEGEPTTLTLEVQQHLGEGWVRAIAMSSTDGLKRGMEVEDTGQCIAVPVGPSVLGRIFNVLGDPIDEKGEVHAEKRLPIHRPAPSLLDQDIKATILETGIKVIDLICPFLRGGKVGAFGGAGVGKTVVIMELINNIAKAHGGFSVFSGVGERTREGNDLYNEMAEAKVIDLEDLSKSKVALVYGQMNEPPGARLRVGLSGLTMAEYFRDEMKQDVLLFIDNIFRFSQAGSEVSALLGRTPSAVGYQPTLASEMGALQERITSTRNGSITSFQAVYVPADDLTDPAPANTFAHLDSTIVLERSIAEQGIYPAVDPLASTSKALSPEVVGQEHYEVARGVQRVLQRYKDLQDIIAILGMDELSPEDKLIVYRARKIQRFLSQPFHVAEVFTGIKGQYVPIKETIRGFKEILEGKHDDVPEGNFYMKGTIDQIRS
- the atpC gene encoding ATP synthase F1 subunit epsilon; this encodes MSMTLQLVTPDGVTFSEEVEQVTLPAIDGEMGIYPNHEPLITQIVPGELSYTKNGGKKYFLAIGEGFVKITAKNVSILVDMALREEEIEEKKVEEAIARAQAAIKQKLIGEEELAATQAILLKSMAQLKVKRRRHGSGAPPATS
- a CDS encoding DUF971 domain-containing protein; this translates as MIFPRHVDIVGHYLAIQWNDQSESLILLEKLRKNCPCALCQGESTILTQKKAPSLSYSPQSMELKETRIVGSYGLQCFWADGHQTGIYPFSLLYELGKENS
- the tilS gene encoding tRNA lysidine(34) synthetase TilS; the protein is MKEIKSAVNPFKEALKFLPADILCGISGGVDSIVLLHSLVESGKRPVVLHFKHGWRKEEEYDAKLVEETAKELGVEFITGKSKKSLPQSEAIAREDRFRFFKTVAEQKNCFNLVLAHHADDQVETFLMQLIRGTGSRGWGMDKQTSFGKLIIYRPFLEFWKSDIISFAQKRNYRWVEDQTNDNALFLRNRIRKELIPFLENRFSRSIKKSLWKFCEVLREEKKWMTSLVQDLSSSHTLRLADLESAPIGKKRLILALWLKKRGISDISFDDIESIRKLIEEQGKKKCNLSRKAAVILTKGELLLTTQ
- a CDS encoding pseudouridine synthase, whose protein sequence is MKAHLGIVFPIRINRYLASCGLGSRRSCETLVREGRIKVNGLIVRTLGQRIYPEDKVELDGNQLLCPQQKQTFLFYKPRGIVCSRKNAFGEKTIYDLLPPSVQSLFYVGRLDKESEGLLLLTNDGLLANKILHPKYHFTKSYIVSLGRAFDEKDKKDLLKGMYIEGKRVKAEEVIIQEENKLKVVLTQGMKRQIRIMLSILGYKVIRLRRIAIGPLTLGKMKPGELRPLTEKEKKSLYRACELL
- the argH gene encoding argininosuccinate lyase — translated: MNSNNPLWGGRFNEKPSSVFLEFSQSISFDWRLYSQDIRGSIAHARMLEKIGIINATESEEIQKGLTEILQEIEQGQFSWSTELEDIHMNIESALIKKTKAGLKLHTARSRNDQIATTMRLWLKEEVQKILTLLSRLQAVLVSWAEDNLDVVIPGYTHLQRAQPVCLSHQILAYVEMLERDKERFQECYKHADVLVLGSGALAGSTLPLDREYVARLLGFEKIAENSMDAVSDRDFVLDFLYGASTLGVHLSRFAEDMILWSTSEWGFLELPDSFSSGSSLMPNKKNPDCFELLRGKSARLISNLTRLSILLRSLPLTYNRDMQEDKEPLFDSADTVELCLEMLIAVVPNLKIKKHRCMHQSQDPLLYATDIADWLVEKQVPFREAHHKVGELVGYCQKNSLLLSAVPESILETIHPELPKQWKTFFDPQKSLERKKTLGSPNPDFVRKRIQFWKEKLKKFQNS